The Pseudomonas iranensis genome includes a window with the following:
- the cyoA gene encoding ubiquinol oxidase subunit II, with protein MKRTISYCLVYLATSVLLAGCNLVVFNPKGDVARDERDLIILATGLMLLVVIPVIVMTFLFAYRYRATNKKARYSPRWASSHKIEAVVWGVPFLIICVLGWVTWETTHALDPYRPLDSDVPHLNVQVVATDWKWLFIYPDLGIASVNELAIPVNTPVSFTVTSDAAMTSFFIPALGGQIYAMAGMQTKLHLIANEIGQYRGIAANYNGHGFSDMHFSTLVLSGADYEAWVNKVKAAPGQLDQASYAELAKPSVAHRITYYSAVQERLFLDIVDKYEGMNKAPRKKETQVQRNGDDVRVNQQPSLLAEER; from the coding sequence ATGAAGCGAACAATCAGCTATTGCCTGGTCTATCTCGCTACCAGCGTTCTGCTCGCCGGTTGCAATCTGGTGGTGTTCAACCCCAAGGGCGATGTTGCCCGAGATGAACGCGACCTGATCATTCTCGCCACGGGCCTGATGCTGTTGGTGGTGATCCCGGTCATCGTCATGACCTTCCTGTTCGCCTATCGCTACCGCGCGACCAACAAGAAGGCCCGTTATTCGCCGCGTTGGGCCAGTTCTCACAAGATCGAGGCGGTGGTCTGGGGCGTGCCGTTCCTGATTATTTGCGTACTCGGCTGGGTGACCTGGGAAACCACCCACGCACTCGATCCCTATCGCCCGTTGGACTCCGACGTGCCGCACCTCAATGTGCAAGTGGTGGCAACGGACTGGAAATGGCTGTTCATTTACCCCGATCTGGGCATTGCCTCGGTCAATGAACTGGCGATACCGGTGAATACGCCGGTAAGTTTTACCGTCACTTCCGACGCGGCCATGACTTCATTCTTTATTCCGGCACTGGGCGGGCAGATATATGCCATGGCTGGCATGCAGACCAAGTTGCATTTGATCGCCAATGAAATCGGCCAGTATCGCGGAATTGCTGCGAACTATAACGGCCACGGCTTTTCCGACATGCACTTCAGCACCCTGGTACTCAGTGGCGCTGATTACGAGGCGTGGGTCAACAAAGTCAAAGCAGCGCCCGGGCAACTTGATCAAGCCAGTTATGCCGAGTTGGCCAAGCCTTCAGTGGCGCACAGGATCACTTATTACTCGGCTGTGCAGGAGCGACTGTTTCTCGACATCGTCGACAAATACGAAGGAATGAACAAAGCACCGCGCAAGAAGGAAACCCAGGTGCAACGCAACGGTGACGATGTGCGCGTCAATCAACAACCGAGTCTGCTGGCCGAGGAGCGTTAA
- the galE gene encoding UDP-glucose 4-epimerase GalE yields MILITGGAGYIGAHVALQWLGNGEDVVILDNLCNSQRAAIERISTLAGKRPEFIQGDVRNRRLLDNLLHDYPIDAVVHCAGLKAVGESVREPLRYFDTNVGGSLTLCQAMAQAGVFHLVFSSSATVYGDCATLPINENCATGQPTNPYGMSKLMSENIMKSVVSSDPRWSIGLLRYFNPIGAHPSGLLGEAPTSTPNNLLPYLLEVASGQRAQLSVFGNDYPTPDGTGIRDYLHVVDLALGHVCALGALRDRHGVSIWNLGTGRGYSVLEVISAFEQVTGIKIPLRIEARRPGDIARCWADPQKALEELGWQASRSLHSMLADAWRWQCNQLGQVDVRQAN; encoded by the coding sequence ATGATCTTGATTACGGGTGGTGCGGGATACATTGGTGCGCATGTCGCACTGCAATGGCTGGGCAACGGCGAGGATGTGGTGATCCTCGACAACTTGTGCAACAGCCAGCGCGCGGCGATCGAGCGCATCAGTACGCTGGCCGGAAAACGACCGGAGTTCATTCAGGGTGATGTGCGCAATCGACGACTGCTCGACAATCTTCTGCACGATTACCCGATCGATGCCGTGGTGCATTGCGCCGGGTTGAAAGCGGTCGGCGAAAGCGTGCGTGAACCTCTGCGCTATTTCGACACCAATGTCGGCGGCAGCCTGACGCTGTGCCAAGCCATGGCCCAGGCCGGAGTTTTCCATCTGGTGTTCAGTTCATCGGCCACTGTTTATGGCGACTGTGCCACCCTGCCAATCAACGAAAACTGCGCCACTGGCCAGCCGACCAATCCTTACGGCATGTCGAAACTGATGTCGGAAAACATCATGAAGAGTGTCGTCAGTTCCGACCCGCGCTGGTCGATCGGCCTGCTGCGCTATTTCAATCCGATTGGTGCGCACCCTTCCGGCCTGCTCGGCGAGGCACCCACCAGCACACCCAACAACCTGCTGCCCTATCTGCTGGAAGTTGCCAGTGGCCAGCGCGCGCAGCTGTCAGTGTTCGGCAACGATTACCCGACCCCGGACGGCACCGGCATTCGCGATTATCTGCACGTCGTCGACCTTGCACTCGGGCACGTCTGCGCGCTCGGCGCCTTGCGCGATCGCCATGGTGTGAGCATCTGGAACCTCGGTACCGGGCGCGGCTATTCGGTGCTGGAGGTGATCAGCGCCTTCGAACAGGTCACCGGCATCAAGATCCCGTTGCGTATTGAAGCGCGGCGCCCCGGCGACATTGCGCGCTGCTGGGCGGACCCGCAAAAAGCCCTCGAAGAACTGGGCTGGCAGGCGAGCCGCTCACTGCACAGCATGCTCGCCGATGCCTGGCGCTGGCAGTGCAATCAACTCGGCCAGGTTGACGTTCGCCAGGCCAATTGA
- a CDS encoding glycosyltransferase family 1 protein: MNLAEQPEALALASAQNAVEASLQVRPTLVCLSHLRWGFVYQRPQHVMSRLARHYDVVFFEEPVFVEDATPRLELSNPAAGIEVAVPQLPIGMSGEAIEQAQRQLLDEHLAGRVQGDLLLWYFTPMSLLFTEHLDARVAVYDCMDELSAFMGAPARLIDMEQQLLARADVVFTGGFSLWEVKQRQHGNAYPVPSSVDIAHFAAARQALPEPPDQASIARPRLGFFGVIDERFDIELIDRVAAMRPDWQIVLIGPVVKIDPQTLPQRPNLHYLGGKQYAELPDYLAGWDVALMPFALNASTRYISPTKTPEYLAGGCPVVSTPIHDVISGYGESGAVFIADTAEAFVEAIEKALPLKGTIEFLQRADAAIAGMSWDNTSRFMQEQIECLR, from the coding sequence ATGAACCTGGCAGAACAACCCGAGGCGCTTGCACTGGCGAGCGCGCAAAATGCTGTCGAAGCATCCCTTCAGGTGCGACCCACGTTGGTGTGCCTGTCGCATCTGCGCTGGGGATTTGTTTATCAACGGCCGCAGCACGTCATGTCGCGATTGGCCAGACACTACGACGTGGTGTTTTTCGAAGAGCCGGTATTTGTCGAAGACGCCACGCCCAGACTCGAGCTTTCGAATCCGGCGGCGGGAATAGAAGTGGCGGTGCCGCAATTGCCGATCGGCATGAGTGGCGAGGCGATCGAGCAGGCGCAGAGGCAATTGCTCGATGAGCACCTCGCCGGACGCGTTCAGGGCGATCTTTTGCTGTGGTATTTCACGCCGATGAGCCTGCTGTTTACCGAGCACCTCGACGCTCGGGTTGCCGTCTATGACTGCATGGATGAACTGTCGGCGTTCATGGGCGCACCGGCGCGATTGATCGACATGGAGCAGCAACTGCTCGCCCGGGCTGACGTGGTGTTTACCGGCGGCTTCAGTCTGTGGGAGGTCAAGCAGCGCCAGCACGGTAATGCCTATCCGGTACCGAGCAGCGTCGACATCGCGCATTTCGCGGCGGCGCGGCAGGCACTGCCGGAACCGCCCGATCAAGCGTCCATAGCGCGGCCACGCCTGGGCTTTTTCGGCGTGATCGATGAACGCTTCGATATCGAATTGATTGACCGCGTGGCGGCGATGCGTCCCGACTGGCAGATCGTGCTGATCGGTCCGGTGGTGAAGATCGATCCGCAGACGCTGCCGCAACGGCCGAACCTTCATTATCTGGGCGGCAAGCAATATGCCGAGCTGCCGGACTACCTCGCTGGCTGGGACGTGGCACTGATGCCGTTCGCCCTCAACGCCTCCACGCGTTACATCAGCCCGACCAAGACTCCCGAATACCTCGCTGGCGGTTGCCCAGTGGTGTCGACGCCGATTCACGATGTGATCAGCGGCTACGGCGAGAGCGGCGCGGTGTTCATCGCCGACACTGCCGAGGCCTTCGTCGAGGCGATCGAAAAAGCTTTGCCACTCAAAGGCACCATCGAATTTCTGCAGCGCGCCGATGCCGCGATCGCCGGCATGTCGTGGGACAACACCAGCCGCTTCATGCAGGAGCAGATCGAATGCCTACGATAA
- the glf gene encoding UDP-galactopyranose mutase yields MPTISLERAKSGHAYDYLIVGAGFAGSVIAERLAEGLGRRVLLIDRRPHIAGNAYDHYDAAGVLVHRYGPHIFHTNAQRIVDYLSRFTEWRPYEHRVLAQVDGQLVPIPINLTTLNTLYGLSMSSAEAEVFLAERAEPVATIRTSEDVVVNQIGRELYEKFFRGYTRKQWGLDPSALDKSVTSRIPTRTSEDDRYFADTFQIMPLGGYTQMFERMLDHPNIDLLLGTDFKAVRDEVKYAHLIYCGPIDEYFDFQLGRLPYRSLRFEHQTLEQELYQPVAVVNYPHPDVPYTRITEYKHLTGQTHPCTSITYEYPCDEGDPYYPVPRAENAELYKRYRALAEQTPNVTFLGRLGTYKYYNMDQVVGQALALYRDIQAAQAETTAATEIDAS; encoded by the coding sequence ATGCCTACGATAAGCCTTGAGCGCGCCAAGTCCGGCCACGCCTATGACTACCTGATCGTCGGTGCCGGGTTCGCCGGCAGTGTCATCGCCGAGCGTCTGGCCGAAGGATTGGGCCGCCGAGTGTTACTGATTGACCGGCGCCCGCATATCGCCGGCAATGCCTACGATCACTACGACGCCGCCGGCGTGCTGGTGCATCGTTATGGCCCGCACATCTTTCACACCAATGCCCAGCGCATTGTCGATTACCTGTCGCGCTTCACCGAATGGCGACCCTACGAGCATCGAGTTCTCGCCCAGGTCGACGGCCAACTGGTGCCGATTCCAATCAATCTGACCACATTGAATACGCTCTACGGCTTGTCGATGTCCTCCGCGGAAGCCGAGGTTTTCCTCGCCGAACGCGCCGAACCGGTGGCGACCATTCGCACCTCCGAAGACGTCGTGGTCAATCAGATCGGCCGTGAACTCTACGAGAAGTTTTTTCGTGGCTATACGCGCAAGCAATGGGGGCTGGATCCCTCGGCACTGGATAAATCGGTGACTTCGCGCATTCCGACGCGGACCAGCGAAGACGACCGCTATTTCGCCGACACTTTCCAGATCATGCCCCTGGGCGGCTACACGCAAATGTTCGAACGCATGCTCGATCACCCGAACATCGATCTGCTGCTCGGCACCGATTTCAAGGCAGTGCGCGACGAGGTGAAGTACGCGCATCTGATCTACTGCGGCCCGATTGACGAATACTTCGATTTCCAGTTGGGCCGTTTGCCGTATCGGTCCTTGCGCTTCGAACACCAGACCCTCGAGCAGGAGCTCTATCAGCCAGTGGCGGTGGTCAATTATCCGCACCCGGACGTGCCGTACACGCGCATCACCGAGTACAAACACCTCACAGGGCAAACCCACCCGTGCACCAGCATCACCTACGAATATCCGTGTGACGAGGGCGACCCGTATTACCCGGTGCCGCGCGCAGAAAATGCCGAGCTGTACAAACGCTATCGAGCGCTCGCCGAGCAGACGCCGAACGTGACGTTTCTCGGCCGACTGGGTACCTACAAGTACTACAACATGGATCAGGTGGTGGGCCAGGCGCTGGCCCTGTATCGGGATATTCAAGCGGCGCAGGCAGAGACCACGGCTGCAACCGAGATCGATGCTTCATGA
- a CDS encoding beta-glucosidase produces MTAQPKGDEPGADASSIFSSFVMAGFECSSQRRQDGRRLDLLADTGHARWVDKDYLRLSGLNIRCARDGLRWHLIERSPGRYDWSSFLPMLKAAQAQQVQVVWDLCHYGYPDDLDIWRPAFVERFARFAAAAAKLMADEGVSVPFYSPINEISFWSWAGGEVAYFNPNARGRAQELKHQLVRASIAAIEAIREQAPNARFVQCDPLIHVIAGSRRIDDIEAAEAYRLSQFQAWDLLTGREWPGLGGQEHYLDIVGANFYAHNQWYFHGRRILRGERDFRPLSGMLKELHQRYQRPVLIAETGAEDEERLPWLAYIVEQTLLALERGVPVQGICWYPFLDYPGWDNGRYCPTGVFGYPDGEGERAAFHPLHVELAQVPERIAASLRRVNGRRVEGRGR; encoded by the coding sequence ATGACCGCGCAGCCGAAAGGCGACGAGCCCGGCGCAGATGCGTCTTCGATCTTCAGCAGCTTCGTCATGGCCGGTTTCGAATGTTCCAGCCAGCGCCGCCAGGACGGTCGGCGCCTGGATCTGCTGGCCGACACCGGGCATGCGCGCTGGGTCGACAAGGACTACCTGCGACTCAGCGGATTGAACATCCGTTGCGCCCGCGACGGCTTGCGCTGGCACCTGATCGAGCGCAGCCCCGGGCGCTATGACTGGAGCAGTTTTCTGCCGATGCTCAAAGCGGCACAAGCGCAGCAAGTGCAGGTGGTCTGGGATCTGTGCCATTACGGCTACCCGGATGATCTGGATATCTGGCGCCCGGCATTTGTCGAGCGTTTCGCCCGCTTCGCCGCTGCTGCAGCGAAGCTGATGGCCGACGAGGGCGTGAGCGTTCCGTTCTACTCGCCGATCAACGAGATTTCCTTCTGGAGTTGGGCGGGAGGCGAGGTGGCGTATTTCAACCCGAACGCACGCGGACGCGCGCAGGAACTCAAGCATCAGCTGGTACGAGCGAGCATTGCTGCGATCGAAGCGATTCGCGAACAGGCGCCGAATGCGCGGTTTGTCCAGTGCGATCCGTTGATCCATGTGATCGCCGGCTCCCGGCGCATTGACGATATCGAAGCCGCTGAGGCCTATCGGCTGTCGCAATTTCAGGCGTGGGATCTGCTCACCGGCCGCGAATGGCCGGGTCTGGGTGGGCAGGAGCATTACCTGGATATCGTCGGCGCCAATTTCTATGCGCATAACCAGTGGTATTTCCACGGCCGGCGGATCCTTCGCGGCGAGCGCGACTTCCGGCCGTTGTCGGGCATGCTCAAGGAACTGCACCAGCGTTATCAGCGGCCAGTGCTGATCGCTGAAACCGGTGCCGAAGATGAAGAACGCCTGCCGTGGCTGGCTTACATCGTCGAGCAGACGCTGCTGGCCCTTGAACGCGGTGTGCCGGTGCAGGGGATTTGCTGGTACCCGTTTCTCGATTATCCGGGCTGGGATAACGGCCGTTATTGCCCCACCGGTGTGTTTGGCTACCCAGATGGCGAGGGCGAGCGCGCGGCGTTTCATCCGCTGCACGTCGAGCTGGCGCAAGTGCCCGAGCGGATTGCCGCAAGTCTGCGCCGGGTCAATGGCCGGCGTGTTGAGGGGCGGGGGAGATGA
- a CDS encoding ABC transporter ATP-binding protein encodes MNFQRRRDEPLPASAAAFLWRYIRIRPAHFIAMVGLVTGAACCAVVVQYGMKLLVDAMAAGSAAEQVWHAFGLFMALIVMENLLWRLGGWVGCHTIVGSCADLRVDLFHHLTGHPMRYFRRHFSGSLANRVSAIGAAADKVYGGLTWRIVPPCVDFIGAVALLLAVHGAMALALVGCVIVVAALITIFGVRGRSRHIAFASQSARVGGEIVDLVSNVWTIKAFSGRERERLRLEREIGIEADSHRSSWMYMEKARVLHDICLTVMAGGMLGWAILLWRAGQVTAGDVVMVSALTFRILHGSRELALALVETSQQMGVISETLGIVAQPHELSDALEELAPTRGHIKMLDVSYAYPDGRKVFEHFFLDIPAGQSVGIAGTSGSGKSTLLGLLQRLDDVRSGVILIDDRDIRSVSQDSLRRQIAVVPQEPALFNRSILENIGYGQPYATEQQIIEAARQAFCDEFIQALPQGYHTLVGERGVTLSGGQRQRLGLARAFLKDAPILILDEATSALDSDSEAIIQRALSNLMRGRTVLAVAHRLSTIANFDRVLVLEDGEIVQDGTPEELRESQGRFRTLWQMQAMVHNR; translated from the coding sequence ATGAACTTCCAGCGCAGGCGCGATGAACCGTTGCCGGCGTCAGCCGCTGCATTTTTATGGCGTTATATAAGAATCCGCCCGGCGCATTTCATCGCCATGGTCGGCCTGGTGACCGGCGCGGCGTGCTGCGCGGTGGTGGTGCAGTACGGCATGAAACTGCTGGTCGATGCCATGGCCGCCGGGTCGGCGGCGGAACAGGTCTGGCACGCGTTCGGCCTGTTCATGGCGTTGATCGTGATGGAAAACCTGCTGTGGCGCCTCGGTGGTTGGGTCGGTTGCCACACCATCGTCGGCAGTTGTGCGGATCTGCGCGTCGACCTTTTCCATCACCTGACTGGCCACCCGATGCGTTATTTTCGGCGGCATTTCTCCGGCTCGCTGGCCAATCGCGTCTCGGCGATCGGCGCCGCTGCCGACAAGGTCTATGGCGGACTGACCTGGCGTATCGTGCCGCCATGCGTGGATTTTATCGGCGCCGTGGCCTTGCTGTTGGCGGTGCACGGTGCGATGGCGCTGGCGTTGGTCGGTTGCGTGATAGTCGTCGCCGCGCTGATTACCATATTCGGCGTGCGCGGTCGCAGCCGGCACATCGCGTTCGCGTCGCAGTCGGCGCGGGTCGGTGGCGAGATTGTCGATCTGGTTTCCAACGTATGGACGATCAAGGCTTTTTCCGGGCGGGAACGCGAGCGCTTGCGCCTGGAGCGCGAGATCGGCATCGAGGCCGATTCGCACCGCAGCAGCTGGATGTACATGGAAAAAGCCCGGGTACTGCACGACATCTGCCTGACCGTTATGGCCGGCGGCATGCTCGGCTGGGCGATTCTGCTCTGGCGAGCGGGACAGGTGACGGCGGGGGATGTGGTGATGGTCAGCGCGTTGACCTTCCGCATCCTGCACGGATCGCGCGAACTGGCGCTGGCCCTGGTGGAAACCAGCCAGCAGATGGGCGTCATCAGCGAAACCCTCGGCATCGTCGCCCAGCCCCACGAGCTCAGCGACGCCTTGGAGGAACTGGCGCCGACGCGCGGGCACATCAAAATGCTCGACGTCAGTTACGCCTACCCGGATGGGCGCAAGGTCTTCGAGCATTTCTTTCTCGATATTCCGGCCGGGCAAAGCGTCGGCATTGCCGGCACCTCGGGCTCGGGAAAATCGACCTTGCTCGGTTTGCTGCAACGTCTGGATGATGTGCGCAGCGGGGTGATCCTGATCGACGACCGCGACATCCGCTCCGTCAGCCAGGACAGCCTGCGCCGGCAGATCGCCGTGGTGCCGCAGGAACCGGCGCTGTTCAATCGCAGCATTCTGGAAAACATCGGCTATGGCCAACCGTACGCCACCGAGCAGCAGATTATCGAGGCGGCGCGCCAAGCGTTTTGCGATGAATTCATCCAGGCGTTGCCGCAGGGTTATCACACCCTGGTGGGTGAACGGGGAGTGACGTTGTCCGGCGGGCAACGCCAGCGCCTGGGGCTGGCGCGGGCGTTTTTGAAAGACGCACCGATCCTGATTCTCGACGAGGCGACCTCGGCACTGGATTCCGATTCCGAAGCGATCATCCAGCGCGCATTGAGCAACCTGATGCGCGGCCGCACGGTACTCGCCGTGGCCCACCGCCTCTCGACCATCGCCAACTTCGATCGGGTGCTGGTGCTGGAGGACGGCGAGATCGTCCAAGACGGCACTCCCGAAGAACTGCGCGAAAGCCAAGGGCGGTTCCGCACGCTGTGGCAGATGCAGGCGATGGTGCACAACCGTTGA
- a CDS encoding family 16 glycosylhydrolase: MNRSRCLLLVLLLSAGANANIPRPVADGLVLWLDGNDPASMTLEGQNQVVRWLDKSGKGNDVVVDNRAATTLPTRVDNALNGHGVVRFSGTAAFMGQAIRTSKGPVTVFVVSRRLPEQAGGKAWQRLFSSRPQLADNDNVAPNFGISVQQTTAYEPALALLETSDVPIGPFAVARNVVGTSEILRGDIAEVLVYDRPFSSQEERRNVFEYLAQKWAVALPQQADAWTRVGPLGPTPTHATPDLPLSDQANAGGWKLDTRLSDEFNGSNLDAERWHVNNATGTDSFGRKPALFLPENAKLGNGNLNITFRKQTLPEKYVALGYKDYSSAMVRTNERGMYGYYEARAKPMNSAGSSAFWLAWTGLPDNATEIDIFEIGGKTRNEAFDRRYNMNAHVWARPQNDQHLSSGSTWIAPWRLANTFHVYGFDWQPETLRWYVDGVLVREAKNNYWHFPMQIVFDSEAMWDWFGVVDDADLPSVFRIDYVRVWTRSAQ; encoded by the coding sequence ATGAACAGATCACGCTGCTTGCTGTTGGTTTTGCTGTTGAGCGCTGGCGCCAACGCCAATATTCCACGACCGGTGGCTGACGGACTGGTGCTGTGGCTGGACGGCAATGATCCGGCCTCGATGACGCTGGAGGGACAAAATCAGGTCGTGCGCTGGCTGGATAAATCCGGCAAGGGCAATGACGTGGTCGTCGACAATCGCGCGGCGACGACATTGCCCACGCGCGTCGACAACGCCCTCAACGGCCACGGCGTAGTGCGGTTCAGCGGCACGGCGGCATTCATGGGCCAGGCGATCCGCACAAGCAAAGGCCCGGTGACGGTGTTCGTTGTCTCGCGGCGTCTGCCCGAGCAGGCCGGCGGCAAGGCCTGGCAGCGCCTGTTCAGCTCGCGGCCGCAACTGGCGGATAACGATAACGTAGCGCCGAATTTCGGCATCAGCGTGCAGCAGACCACCGCCTACGAGCCAGCCCTGGCCTTGCTGGAAACCAGTGACGTGCCGATCGGCCCGTTCGCGGTGGCGCGCAACGTGGTTGGCACCTCGGAAATCCTGCGTGGCGACATTGCCGAAGTACTGGTTTATGACCGCCCATTCAGCAGCCAGGAAGAACGCCGCAATGTGTTCGAGTATCTGGCGCAAAAGTGGGCGGTCGCCCTTCCGCAACAGGCCGATGCCTGGACCCGCGTTGGTCCGTTAGGACCGACACCGACTCACGCCACACCTGACCTGCCGTTGTCGGATCAGGCCAATGCCGGCGGCTGGAAGCTGGATACGCGTCTGTCCGATGAGTTCAACGGCAGCAACCTCGACGCCGAGCGCTGGCACGTCAACAACGCCACCGGCACCGATTCCTTCGGGCGCAAACCGGCGCTGTTTTTGCCGGAGAACGCCAAGCTCGGCAACGGCAATCTGAACATCACTTTCCGCAAACAGACCCTCCCGGAGAAATACGTCGCCCTGGGCTACAAGGATTACAGCTCGGCGATGGTCCGAACCAACGAACGGGGGATGTACGGCTATTACGAAGCCCGGGCAAAACCGATGAACTCTGCCGGTTCCAGTGCCTTCTGGCTGGCCTGGACGGGGCTGCCGGACAACGCCACGGAAATCGACATCTTCGAAATCGGCGGCAAGACCCGCAACGAAGCCTTTGATCGCCGGTACAACATGAACGCCCATGTCTGGGCCAGACCGCAAAATGATCAACACCTGAGCTCCGGCAGTACCTGGATCGCACCGTGGCGGCTGGCCAATACTTTTCATGTCTACGGCTTTGACTGGCAACCCGAGACTTTGCGCTGGTACGTCGACGGCGTGCTGGTGCGAGAGGCGAAAAACAACTACTGGCATTTCCCCATGCAAATCGTCTTCGACAGTGAAGCGATGTGGGACTGGTTCGGCGTGGTCGACGATGCTGATCTGCCGTCGGTGTTTCGCATCGACTACGTCAGGGTCTGGACGCGCTCAGCGCAATAG
- the galE gene encoding UDP-glucose 4-epimerase GalE: MRKTTLITGGAGYIGSHTALQLIESGHSVLILDNLCNSSREAIARLELLSHSHVDFIEGDIRDAALLDEIFSTYAIDAVLHFAGLKAVAQSVRRPMDYYANNVFGTLNLCQAMARAQVFNLVFSSSATVYGEPTVMPIVESHGTGKPANPYGRSKLVIEELLSDLALADARWNIAVLRYFNPIGAHQSGLIGEAPNGRPNNLLPCLSEVASGQRAALTVYGNDYPTVDGTCIRDYIHVLDLAEGHLKALQVLQDDEHGLHVWNLGTGSGYSVLQIISAFEDVTGLRIPYRFAPRRAGDVAECRADASKAGRELGWRAQRELTQMLIDSWRWQTHNPWGYRPQPAPLLAVGT, from the coding sequence ATGCGCAAAACCACATTGATCACGGGCGGTGCCGGCTACATCGGTTCGCACACGGCATTGCAACTGATCGAGTCCGGACACTCGGTACTGATCCTCGACAATCTGTGCAACAGCAGCCGCGAAGCAATCGCACGGCTGGAGCTGTTGAGTCATTCGCACGTCGATTTCATCGAGGGCGATATCCGCGACGCCGCACTGCTGGACGAGATTTTCAGCACCTACGCGATCGACGCCGTGCTGCATTTCGCCGGGCTCAAAGCCGTTGCGCAAAGCGTGCGCCGGCCGATGGATTACTACGCCAACAATGTGTTCGGCACGCTGAACCTGTGTCAGGCGATGGCGCGCGCGCAGGTGTTCAATCTGGTGTTCAGTTCCTCGGCCACTGTCTATGGCGAGCCGACTGTGATGCCGATCGTGGAATCGCATGGCACCGGCAAACCGGCTAACCCGTACGGGCGCTCGAAGCTGGTGATCGAAGAACTGCTCAGCGACCTCGCCCTCGCGGATGCGCGCTGGAACATCGCCGTGCTGCGGTACTTCAACCCGATCGGCGCGCACCAAAGTGGATTGATCGGTGAAGCGCCCAATGGTCGACCTAACAACCTGCTGCCGTGCCTGAGCGAAGTTGCCAGCGGCCAGCGCGCGGCGTTGACTGTTTACGGCAACGACTATCCAACCGTCGACGGCACCTGTATTCGCGACTACATCCATGTGCTGGATCTGGCCGAAGGTCATCTCAAGGCCCTACAGGTTTTGCAGGACGATGAACATGGCCTGCACGTATGGAACCTCGGCACCGGCAGCGGCTATAGCGTGTTGCAGATCATCAGCGCTTTCGAAGACGTCACCGGCCTGCGCATTCCCTACCGCTTCGCCCCGCGCCGCGCCGGTGATGTCGCCGAGTGCCGCGCCGATGCGAGCAAGGCCGGGCGCGAACTGGGCTGGCGCGCGCAACGCGAGCTGACGCAAATGCTCATCGACAGCTGGCGCTGGCAGACTCACAACCCATGGGGCTACCGCCCGCAACCGGCGCCGCTGCTAGCGGTGGGCACTTGA